One Algoriphagus sp. Y33 genomic window, CGAAACAATGGCCGAAACTTTTGCTCTGTTATCTTATATCTTAGGAGGGCTGTCGTTGTTCGCCCTTTGGGCAAGTTTCAAGCAAAAAACCTTTTCAAGCATACTTAATATTGGAACGTTAGTATTCGCATTGGTTGTCTTGTTTTTTGGAAAAGAAACAGGTACTACAGGCGGTGAAATTCGCCATACAGAGATAAGAAAGATCTAAAAAACATTTAATATTATGAAAAAAATCATACTACTAAGTACCGCATTGGTTATTTTATTTATTATATCAACCCATGCACAAACGGATACCACAGTATACAATCTCACAATAAGTGAAAAGACCCTGAATATTACGGGGAAAGACCGCAAGGCCTTGGCCATTGATGGTCAGATACCGGGCTCCACACTTCGCTTTAAAGAGGGTGATTATGCTGTCATTTATGTTAAGAATGAGCTAGATGAAGAAACTTCTGTACACTGGCACGGTCTCATATTGCCCAACTTCTACGATGGAGTGCCTTATTTGACAACACCTCCGATAGAACCTGGCCATACACAAAAGTATGAGTTTCCTCTGGTGCACAATGGAACCTATTGGTACCATTCGCATACAGGGCTTCAGGAGCAACTCGGTGTTTATGGCTCCATTGTCATAGAGCCAAAAGAACCAAAATTTGAATACGACAAAGATTTGGTACTGGTTTTCTCAGACTGGACGGATGAAAATCCGATGCATGTATTAAAAAACCTTAAGCGTAGAAATGAGTGGTACTCGATCAAGCGGAATACAGTAACCCCACTTGGAAAAGTCATAGCCAGAGGCGGTTTGGGAGCCCAGCTAAACTTTTGGAAACAACGAATGCCCGGAGCAGATATCGCAGACGTTTACTACGGAGCATTTTTGACCAATGGCACACAGGTAAAAGAGTATCCTGAATTTAAGGCCGGAGAAAAGGTAAGGGTCAGAATGATAAACGCTTCAGCATCCACGTATTATTGGATAACATTTGGGGGTGGCGATCCAACTCTGATATCTGCTGATGGAATTGATGTGGTGCCTGTCAAAAAAGAGAAGTTGCTTTTTGCAATCGCTGAGACTTATGACTACCTGATAACCATTCCGGAAAGTGGCAAACTGGAAATTCGTGCTTCTTCAATGGACGGAGCAGGACAGACTTCAGCCTATCTGGGCAAAGGCGAATTGCTTAAAGCTCCGGATGTGCCAAGACCTGACTATGTCGGCATCATGAAAGCCATGTCAAAAATGGACATGAAAATGGGTGCGCCAGCCATGATTTCTAACCCTAAAAAGAATGATGGGTTGGAGAAAATGAAGAAGTATGGCATGCAAATGAAAGGTGATATGAATTCCATGAAAATGCCCGAGGGCACTAAAAAGGATGATATGGAGGGAATGGATATGCCATCTATGAACAAAATGGATAGTACTCAAAAAGGAATGACAGGCATGGATCATGGAGGCATGAAAATGAGCCAGGGGAAAGATGAATCCGTTTTAGTGGGCGCGGGTATGGGGCCGGATAAAACTTACGATTTTCTAAAGTCGGCAGAACCTACGAACTACGCTACCGACAAGCCTGTCCGTGAAATCAAATTCACTCTAAATGGAAACATGTGGCGTTATATATGGAGTATGAATGGTAAACCCCTCGCAGAAGCCGACAACATCAAGATCAGTAAAGGAGAGGTAGTACGCATTACAATGACGAACCTGACCATGATGAACCATCCAATGCACCTGCACGGACATTTCTTCCGGGTGATTAACACAAATGGCGAATACTCACCCCTCAAACACACGTTGAATGTTGCGCCAATGCAAAGTATTACCATCGAATTTGATGCCAATGAATATGGGGATTGGTTTTTTCACTGCCACATACTGTATCACCTTGAAGCTGGAATGGCCCGGGTTTTTAGTTACGGAACACCCAGAGATCCAAAACTTCAGCGCTATCCTCTTTCTACCCTTATAAAGGAAACCAATAAATATTATTCCTGGGGAACGGCTTATGGCGCCAGTCATATGTCATCTTTAGAGTTGGTCTCCTCAAATGTCAGGAATCAATGGAACCTCGGTGCAGAAATTGGATGGAATCAAAACTTTGAAGCAGACTTTTCTTACGAAAGATATTTAAGCGATTATTTCAGGGTGTATGGTGGTGTAAATGTGGAAAACGAAACCCCGGAAAGCTTAGATCAATTCAAGTCTGTTGCACAGGTCGGTATTCGATACTTGTTACCCTATTTTATCAATGCAGATCTAAGCATAGACAATCAGTTGCGACCTCAAGTGCGGTTTACTGCAGAGTATTTAATATTTAGAAGAGTAGCAGTATTTGGACGTTATGAATACCGTTCGGACTTTGGAGCGGTGAATACCCTGGAAGCAGGTAAATCCTATGCTTTTGAGCAAGTATGGAACGCAGGTATAGACTATGTAGTCTCCCGAAACTTCTCGCTCACTGGTACTTACGATAACCGCTTTGGCGGTGGGGGTGGATTGACCTGGAGGTTTTAGGATATTCCATCCAAGAGGATTGAAAATGAAAACCATCAAAACCAATATAGAACCAGATAATTACCTGGCACCACACTTCATTAGTCGCAGTAACTGGTTGAGAGCAGCAGTGATTGGTGCCAATGACGGGATTTTATCCACGGAAGTCTTGCGATTGGTGTGGCAGCAGCAAGTGAAGTTCGTGCGCCAATTATACTCGCAACACTTGCAGGATTAGTTGCAGGAGCCTTATCCATGGCTGCCGGAGAATACGTGTCTGTGAGTTCTCAAACTGATATTGAGCAAGCAGATATAGAACGTGAAAAGCAGGAGTTAAAAGATATGCCCGAAACTGAGTTAAGACGTTTGGCTGAAATTTATGAAAAAAGGGGGTTAAAAAAGGAAACAGCTCTTATGGTTGCTCAGGAGTTAACTGGAAAAGACGCCTTGGGGGCACATGTTAGAGATGAGCTAGGTTTGAATGAAATAAGTCAGGCTAGACCCATACAAGCCGCATTTGCATCAGGTGCTGCATTTACGTCAGGTGCTGTTCTCCCTCTTTTCGTAACAGTATTTCTTCCCTTAAAAAACATGGAATATTATTTATATGCGTTTGCAATAATTTTCCTTATAATTTTAGGTGCATTAGCTGCTAAAACAGGAGGCTCAAGCATTGGAAAAGCCATCGTAAGGATTACATTTTGGGGAACGATTGCAATGGGGTTAACAGCCTAGAGGCTGGCCAAAATTACAAAGAAGAAATTGTATGGAGTACCGGTGCACAATACATGCTGTCTAAGAATTTTTCACTGATGACAAGCTATGACAACCGCTTCGGAGCAGGGGGCGGATTATCTGTCATGTTTTAATTAGGAAGTTATGGAAGAAAGTTATAAAAAAGGAAGTTTAAGTTTATTAGGATCAATTGCTTTAGGCACTGGTGTAATGATCGGTGCTGGAATCTTTGCATTATTGGGCCAGGTGGCTGAACTGTCAGGGACCTGGTTTCCTTACATTTTCGTTTTGGGAGCCATCATTTCAGCCTTCAGTGCTTACTCCTACATCAAAGTTTCTAATACTTATCCTTCGGCTGGGGGGATAGCCATGATTTTGAAAAAAGCTTATGGTAAATCAACCATAACAGCTTCTGCATCATTATTAATGGCACTATCCATGGTAATCAACGAAAGCCTGGTTGCCAGAACTTTTGGCTCTTATACCCTACAACTGTTCGAAGTTGAAAACAAGGAACTTTGGATTCCCATATTGGGTGTTGCTCTTTTGGTTAGCGCTTTTTTGATTAACATATCTGGCAACAAGCTGATAGGAAAGTCATCACAGTTCATGTCATTTATCAAAATTATCGGAATTCTGATTTTTGCCATAGGAGCTCTCTGGGCAGTGGGTTTTTCTCTGGAAGGGTTGATACCACAAGCCATCAAAAACACTGATTATTCAGCAACCAGTTATATTGGGGCTTTAGCACTTTCCATTTTGGCCTACAAAGGATTCACTACAATAACTAATAGTGGTGGCGAAATTACAGAACCTCAAAAAAATGTTGGCCTGTCTATTATTATTTCTTTGTTGATATGCACAGTGGTGTATTTTCTGGTTGCTTTCGCTGTAAACTCAAGCCTTACAATCTCTGAAATTATTCAAGCCAAAGATTACTCCCTTGCTGAAGCTGCCAGACCTGCTTTTGGAGATTTTGGTCTTCATTTTACCGTTGCTATTGCCATAATAGCTACTATTTCGGGAGTGATTGCCAGCATTTTTGCAGTCTCTCGTATGACGGCTATGCTTACAGATATGGAACTTATTCCACATAGTCATTTGGGCATGTCAGGCCGAATACAGAAGCATATGTTGGTGTATGTGGTGTTTATCGCTATCATCCTGACTATTTTCTTTGATCTGTCCAGAATTGCTTCCATAGGAGCCATTTTTTATTTGGTGATGGACATCATTATTCATTGGGGTGTATATAAGTATTTGAGGAAAGAGGTGAAAGCCAATGGAACAATTGTACTCACAGCGATGGTGTTGGATTTCATCGTATTGGCAGCTTTCTTATGGATCAAGGCATCATCTGACCTTTTGGTTCTTATTGTTTCTGCATCTGTGATGCTACTAGTTTTCGCAGGTGAAAAATGGTTCTTAAGTCGAGCAGATAAATCTACCCAAAAATGAAACGAAACAGAAACTACTACATCCGAAAAATACACCGGTATCTGGGGATTTTTATAGGCATTCAGTTTATTGGGTGGACGGTCAGCGGCCTCTATTTCAGTTGGACGGATATTGACGAAATCCATGGAGACCAGTTCCACCATGAGCATGTCACGACCCATTCACCCCGGAACCTGATCAGTCCGGCACAATTGGATTCAACGATTGGTATTTCATCCCTTGAGCTTCGCTACATCAATCACCAACCGCATTATTGGGTCAACGATAGTCTGCTTTACAATGCCCTGACCGGGCAAATCAAAAAGGGCATAACCGAAACGGAGGCGGCCGAAATCGCACAGAACCATCTCGTGAAAAACCTGGAAATCCTGAAAACAGAATGGATTACTGAAACCGACAACCATCATGAATACCGTGGCAGGCCGCTACCAGCCTGGGCTGTCCACTTTGAGCATCCCGAAAACCTTACGGCCTACGTAGATGCCCGTAACGGCAACTTCGAACGGGTACGCCACAGCCGTTGGCGTTGGTTCGATTTTCTTTGGATGTTCCACACCATGGATTATGCCGGGCGGGACAACTTTAACAATTGGCTGCTCAGGGCATTTTCAGTCTTTGGCCTATTTACAGTGCTATCAGGCTTTACACTTTACGCAGTATCCTCTAAAACTTTCTTAAAAACCACTTCAAAACTTAAAAAGAATAAATGATGAACAAACTGATTTACACACTTGCACTGGGATTGCTGATCGTATCCTGCCAAAACAAAAAAGGTGAAAATGGTGGTCACGAACACCATCAGCCGGAAAAAGCACCTACTGAGCAATCGGACAACTCGAAAAAGAGCATCCCTCAGGAAGCGCATGGCAATGTGGGTGATACGCACATTACCATCAAGTACCACTCACCCGCAGTGCGGGAAAGGGTCATCTGGGGAGGTTTGGTACCCTATGGCGAAGTTTGGGTGACAGGTGCACACAGTGCCACCAATATAGAATTTTCCAAAGCAATCCAGGTCGTAGAAACTACGATACCAAAAGGGAAGTATGCATTCTTTACCATTCCCGGACAGGACCGTTGGACATTGATCCTAAACAAAAACTGGGAGCAGCACCTGGCCGATGATTACGATCAGGCAGATGATGTCATCAGGTTTGAGGTAACAGCAGAAACGGAAATGCCGCTTTCAGAACGGCTAACTTATACCATTGAAGACAAGGGTGAAGGCTCGGGTGCTATCCGCATGTCATGGGAAAAGCTCAGTATTTCCCTTCCCTTTAAAACAGATTAACCACTAAAATTTTTACTCATGGAAAAGCATAACCACGATCATCACAAGCATCACCATCATGAGCATGGTAGCGAGACTAAAAAGTCCCAATTATCAGATCATCAAACCAACAACAAATCAGACCATCAGCATGAACACCATGACCACCATGCCATGATGATCGAGGATTTCAAAAAGCGTTTTTGGGTTTCATTGGTGCTCACCGTACCAATCCTTGCATTATCTCACATGATCCAGCAATTACTGGGGTTTGAGCTTACCTTTTTCGGTGATCAGTACGTCCTTTTTGGGCTTTCCACCATAGTCTTCTTTTATGGGGGCTGGCCTTTTCTCAAAGGACTTTGGGACGAGCTGAAAGACAAAAACCCCGGCATGATGACCCTGATTGCAGTGGCCATTACCGTGGCTTATGTGTACAGCTCGGCTGTGGTGTTTGGCTTGGAAGGGATGGATTTTTTCTGGGAGTTGGTCACACTGATTGTCATCATGCTGCTGGGGCATTGGATCGAGATGAAATCTGTAATGGGAGCATCAAGGGCACTTGAATTGCTGGTGCAAATGATGCCTTCCGAGGCGCATCTGGTACAGGGAGACCAAATCAAGGACATCAAAGTGGATGAACTGAAAAAAGAAGACATCATCCTGATAAAAGCCAATGAGAAAATACCTGCGGACGGCACAGTGGTGGATGGAGAAAGTCATCTGGACGAAAGCATGCTCACCGGTGAGAGCAAGCCGGTGAAAAAATCCAAAGGCGACCAGGTCATTGGCGGATCGGTAAATGGCAGCCAGTCGATCAAAGTAAAGGTGTCCAAAACCGGGAAAGAAAGCTACCTCAACAAAGTGATCACGCTGGTAGAAGAAGCTCAGAAAGCTAAATCGAAAACTCAAAACCTGGCCAATGTTGCCGCCAGATGGCTCACTTTCATCGCCATTGGTGCGGGTACTATTACGTTGTTTACCTGGATCAGCTTGGGTAAGCCTTTAGATTTTGCATTGGAACGAATGGTGACCGTCATGGTTATATCCTGTCCACATGCGTTGGGTTTGGCCATACCGCTGGTAGTAGCCATTTCCACTGCTGTTTCAGCAGGAAAAGGCTTGCTGATCCGTAACCGTACTGCTTTTGAAAATGCCCGGAAGATTACCGCAATGGTGTTTGACAAAACAGGTACGTTGACCGAAGGAAAGTTTGGGGTTTCCCGCCATGAGAGTCTGTCGGATGACATAGCCAAAGAGGAGCTTTTGTCATTTGTCGCTTCGCTAGAACAGCAATCGGAGCATCCCATAGCGCAGGGAATTGTGAAAGCAGCGAAAGAGGCAAAACTAAAACTGAAAAAGGTAGAAAATTTTGAATCGCTGACGGCCAAGGGTATTCAGGGCAAGATCGATGGGAAAAGCTGGAAGGTGGTCAGCCCAAGGTACCTGAAGGAAAACAAAATAGAGATACCAGAAAAAGCTGGCTCTGATGCAGCTGAAACCATAGTGTTTGCCCTCAGGGAAGAAAAACTTATTGGGTTCATTGCCCTGTCGGATAAGATCAGGGAAGAAAGCTCCAAGGCCATCGAAACGCTTCGGGAAAAAGGTATGAAACTGTATATGGCCACTGGTGACAATGAGAAAACGGCCAAAGCAGTAAGCGATAAACTTGGGCTGGATGGCTACTATAGCGAGGTGCTTCCACACCAAAAAGTAGAGATTATCAAGAAGCTTCAGAAGGAAGGCCACTTTGTGGCTATGACGGGTGATGGGGTAAATGATGCCCCTGCATTGGCACAAGCCAATGTGGGCATTGCTGTAGGTTCCGGTACCGATGTGGCTGCCGAGACAGCCGATATCATATTGGTCAACAGCAACCCAAAAGACATTGCCAACCTGGTACTGTTTGGCAGGGCCACTTACAACAAAATGATCCAGAACCTCGCTTGGGCTACCGGCTACAACGCGATTGCATTGCCGCTGGCCACAGGCTTTATTCCAGGTCTGGTGATCAGTCCTGCAATAGGTGCAGTATTCATGAGCCTGAGTACGGTCATTGTGGCCATTAATGCGCAATTGCTGAAAAGGAAGATGATAAGCTGAGGCCATACCCCCTTCCGCTGTGGAAGGGGATTTTATTAAGATACTATGCGAAATAAGAAACTTTCTATAATTCAAATTTGGAGGAGTATTTATTAAAATATGGAGAATTAGAAGATAAGCTTCGAATGATTGATCTGGAAGAGGACAACATTCTCAAAAAATCAGAGCAAAGCTTTCAAATAGCCCTTCAGGCAATTAATCAGTTGAGAGATGATTTGAAGGGTGATCGGTTGTGTTCACAAACCGATGAAATCTACTTTTTCAAGGAGATCAAACCGAAATTCGTTAGTAAGCTCATCTACCACCTCAGCGTATTCAATATTGAAACCAACAAACCTAACGGAGGAATCAAGGTAAAACGTAAATACTATCAAAATGAGTTAGATAAGCTCAAACGGTACTTCGACAACAACTTGGAATTTTACCGCTACTTTCGTACCCACAGTAATTATCTGGATCACAAATATTTTGTCAGAGGCAAACAGGACATAAGACTAACGCTTGACTCTTTCTTCTTTGAAACCGATCCAGATTTCTCTACTAGCCACGATTTCAAGGTTTCCAATATCCTTGCCAATGATTTGCTCAATGTCTATCTGGAAGATGAGTTGAACAAGCTGAGCTTGAGAGATTTAAATAACGGGAAATCACAAGTCGAACCGAAAGTGAAAATGACATGGACAGACTCCAAAGTAGCTCTGATTGAGCTAATGTACGCACTCCATGCCCGTGGAGTCTTTAACCATGGCAGTGCAGACTTGAAAGAAATTTCCAAATGTTTGGAAGACACTTTTGGAGTTGATTTAGGGCAATACCACCGCACTTTCCTCGAAATCCGCATCAGAAAGACAGGAAGGACAAAATTCCTCGATTCACTTCATGAAAGCCTTATCCGTAGAATGGATGAAGCTGATGAGAAATAACACAATCAATTCATTATATTCAGAGATGGACAATAAGCTCGAAACGACAAGAGGCTACTACAATCCCTCTTTTTTAAAACTGACAGTGAACGCTGATTGTGATTTGTCTGATCTCAATAGGCTTAGCAAGGCTCATTTATCTACGTTTTTCCATGAATACATTCATTTTCTCCAGGATTTAACCACCACCTTCGGTGTTACAAATGCTTCGATTATTGCCAATCGCCTTAGGTACTATAATGAGCAATTTAGAACTCCCACAGATCAATTTATCAAAGTAAAAATCCCTTTGATCGATCAAAGTGGAGCTAACTCAAAGTTGAATGCCGAACTACAGAATCTATACCTTGGAACTGGGAATCTGAGAGTTGGCGTTCAGGACCTTAATATTCTTTCTGTGGCCATTCATGATTCTAATATTTTTCTTCCCGACCCATTCTCGAAGTATGCTAAGGAAATTAGAGTAAATCTTACCTTAAACGGTTCAAACGAAACCTTCCAATTTGGGGGGATTTGCATCTTGGAGAATATTGCTCACATTTTGCAAGAAAAGTTTTTTGGAGTAACCAATCACCCATCATGGCCATATAAAGCAGCAGAATATGTTGCTTCACACATTCACCCTCAGTTTGCCTCTAATTTGGAAAACGTACTGGCTTTATGTGAAGCATCTCTAATGTCAATGCATTCCGGAGAAGCTTTTGTTTCAATACTCGAAATCATGAAGACACAAAAATACTTGCCTGAAAATGCCAAAGATGTATATGATTTTGTTCTACGCAATGTATCGGCTGATTCAAAGTCACTGTTTGAGATTTTTCAGTCTCAGATTAAAAAAGCAAAAGAACTATTAGGTGGCTACTTTACTACTGATGTGTACTTGGCGGAAAAAAATTGGGTAGATGAGATTTTATCACAAGGTGAATCAATAAGGCTGAAGAGCTCGGGTTTGTTTTTAGAGATGTTTCGCCAAGCCACTATGCCTTCAGCCAAGTTCATTGAGGTATTCAGCAAATTAGGTACACCCTTAATGATGAATATCAATGGTGATGCTTGGTTTCACCCTCCACAAGCTATTGCTCAAAAAAACATTCAACCTGACAGGCTTGCTGCAATTATGGAAATATTCAACCTGTTTGAATACGGAACAAAGAAGTGTGATTTGAAGCATTATTGCATGACGAATGTCAATGTGGATCAAAGGTGTAATTCCGCACCATGGAAAAGGTGGAACGATCCTCACGTGTGCGCTTATGGAGCATTATGGAAAACATGGGGATTATTTGAAAAAGAGCCCATTTAAGAAAAAATCTTTCCCAACTTCGGTTTGACTTGTGAATAAAACTCACCAAACGGTAACACCTTCGCTGTTCAATCAAAATTTGATAAGATTAAGCAAGAGAGAAGTGAATGTATCGGATAATTAAAATTTGTTCAATATTGTATAAAATACTTTTTTATCCTCCCACAACCACCTTCTACTCCCTGATTTCCCAAGTGGTAATCAACCCGTTTTTAACATAGGGGTCTCTTGAAACAAATTCTTCTACCAGCGACTCATCGTCACATTGGAAAACCAAAACCGCTTTATCCGCAGGGTTAAGAGCCCCGGCCATGATCAACACCCCCATTTGCTGAAATTCAGCAGCAAGACCCAGGTGAACATCCCTGAAAGGCATTCTTCGTTCTATGTAATCCTCAACAGTGGTATATGTAAGTATGAAGTATTTCATCAACTAAAGATAAGCAATCTCCCTGTTTCAATACTCCAAATCCGTCTCATCCATACGTTTTTCCAGGCTTAACTTCAGATTGTCCAAAAAAGAGGTCCTGTTCTTTTTGCGGATACGCATACTCTGGAAGGTACGGTAGAAATTCCCGACTTCGACATTGAACAGCTGCTCCAGTGAATTGATAATCGCTTTCACGTCACATTTACCATTATTTACTGCTCCCCTGGAATGTAAAGCATAGGCGAGTTCAATCAGGGCGGCCTTGGATTCCGTCCAAAGGTGCTTAGATTTTTGTTCTGGAATGACAGGGACTCCGTATTCAAGTGCCTGGATAGTTTGGGTTAGGTATTCGCATACCCGTTCAAAGGCCATAATCTTACCAAGTTTACTGCTGTTGATAGTAGTGAAGCTGCTGTCAAAATCCAGGGAATAATCCGGGATCAAAGGGACACAGTCTGTTTCCCGGACATATAAAAGTTCGTCCTGGTCCGAACGTCCCATGCGGTAGTAAGTATACAACAAGTGGTTTCTTCCGAAGAAAGCCTGGATCTGCTCCATTACCTGGTGATAGTATTTGATCATGCATTTTTTGGAGCCAACCGGCTTGTTGGCATCTATATACATCAGCTCGCAGTAGTAAATCAATTCCCGCTGAAACTGTGGTTTGATTTCCTTGAAGAACAGGATTTCCTCCTGGACGCTCTGAAATTCATAGTCTTTCATGTAAGCTTTCAATTGCTGCATCGCTGATTCGGCAATCTGGAAGGACTGTTCAGTCCTTTGAAGCTCATGAGTGGTGTTAAGCGCTAACTGGCTTAACTCCCTGTGCATTTCATCTAGTAACCTTTCCGCAAACTCTTTCATCACACATGGTTTTGGTGAGTAAATGCCTGATGTTTGGCATGGTCAAATTTATCAGCGCATAGTAGAACTTACCTTATGCCAGCCAGCAGGAAACGACAGGGTATGGATTTTTCAGGGTGAAGTATAAAAACTCAACTTGAGGTAGTGTATAGCGGCAGCGAATTACCAGGAACACCTCCGGGATAGGAAGGATGCTATAGTAAAAATATTACTATTAATGTCATCCTGCTTTTTTTCGGGTTGATTTTTTGCCAAATCCCTGACCTGTAAATTTTTTCAAAAAAAGTAGGGGTAAATCACCCACAAATTTTTGTGGGTGATTTACCCCTACTTTGCTTAGTTCGGGTGATTTACTTTTACACAATGACAGAAACTCAAGTAATAAAAATTGCTTTAGCCGATGATCATGCGGTTACGAGGAGAGGAACTATTTCACTTTTAGAAAGCCTGGGTGGATTTAAGGTGGTGACCTCAGCCGGGGATGGGAAAGAACTCTTAGAAGAATTAGCGAAAGCGGAGCAGCAAGCGGATATCTGTATTGTCGATATCGCAATGCCTTCTATGGATGGGTTTACCCTGACCGGGCAATTGAAACGAAAGTGGCCTGAAATCAAAGTGCTGGCTCTTAGTACCTACAACTACACTAATTATATTATCCGGATGATCCTGGCAGGAGCCAATGGGTTTTTGA contains:
- a CDS encoding multicopper oxidase domain-containing protein; the protein is MKKIILLSTALVILFIISTHAQTDTTVYNLTISEKTLNITGKDRKALAIDGQIPGSTLRFKEGDYAVIYVKNELDEETSVHWHGLILPNFYDGVPYLTTPPIEPGHTQKYEFPLVHNGTYWYHSHTGLQEQLGVYGSIVIEPKEPKFEYDKDLVLVFSDWTDENPMHVLKNLKRRNEWYSIKRNTVTPLGKVIARGGLGAQLNFWKQRMPGADIADVYYGAFLTNGTQVKEYPEFKAGEKVRVRMINASASTYYWITFGGGDPTLISADGIDVVPVKKEKLLFAIAETYDYLITIPESGKLEIRASSMDGAGQTSAYLGKGELLKAPDVPRPDYVGIMKAMSKMDMKMGAPAMISNPKKNDGLEKMKKYGMQMKGDMNSMKMPEGTKKDDMEGMDMPSMNKMDSTQKGMTGMDHGGMKMSQGKDESVLVGAGMGPDKTYDFLKSAEPTNYATDKPVREIKFTLNGNMWRYIWSMNGKPLAEADNIKISKGEVVRITMTNLTMMNHPMHLHGHFFRVINTNGEYSPLKHTLNVAPMQSITIEFDANEYGDWFFHCHILYHLEAGMARVFSYGTPRDPKLQRYPLSTLIKETNKYYSWGTAYGASHMSSLELVSSNVRNQWNLGAEIGWNQNFEADFSYERYLSDYFRVYGGVNVENETPESLDQFKSVAQVGIRYLLPYFINADLSIDNQLRPQVRFTAEYLIFRRVAVFGRYEYRSDFGAVNTLEAGKSYAFEQVWNAGIDYVVSRNFSLTGTYDNRFGGGGGLTWRF
- a CDS encoding APC family permease, with the translated sequence MEESYKKGSLSLLGSIALGTGVMIGAGIFALLGQVAELSGTWFPYIFVLGAIISAFSAYSYIKVSNTYPSAGGIAMILKKAYGKSTITASASLLMALSMVINESLVARTFGSYTLQLFEVENKELWIPILGVALLVSAFLINISGNKLIGKSSQFMSFIKIIGILIFAIGALWAVGFSLEGLIPQAIKNTDYSATSYIGALALSILAYKGFTTITNSGGEITEPQKNVGLSIIISLLICTVVYFLVAFAVNSSLTISEIIQAKDYSLAEAARPAFGDFGLHFTVAIAIIATISGVIASIFAVSRMTAMLTDMELIPHSHLGMSGRIQKHMLVYVVFIAIILTIFFDLSRIASIGAIFYLVMDIIIHWGVYKYLRKEVKANGTIVLTAMVLDFIVLAAFLWIKASSDLLVLIVSASVMLLVFAGEKWFLSRADKSTQK
- a CDS encoding PepSY domain-containing protein, encoding MKRNRNYYIRKIHRYLGIFIGIQFIGWTVSGLYFSWTDIDEIHGDQFHHEHVTTHSPRNLISPAQLDSTIGISSLELRYINHQPHYWVNDSLLYNALTGQIKKGITETEAAEIAQNHLVKNLEILKTEWITETDNHHEYRGRPLPAWAVHFEHPENLTAYVDARNGNFERVRHSRWRWFDFLWMFHTMDYAGRDNFNNWLLRAFSVFGLFTVLSGFTLYAVSSKTFLKTTSKLKKNK
- a CDS encoding DUF2911 domain-containing protein — protein: MNKLIYTLALGLLIVSCQNKKGENGGHEHHQPEKAPTEQSDNSKKSIPQEAHGNVGDTHITIKYHSPAVRERVIWGGLVPYGEVWVTGAHSATNIEFSKAIQVVETTIPKGKYAFFTIPGQDRWTLILNKNWEQHLADDYDQADDVIRFEVTAETEMPLSERLTYTIEDKGEGSGAIRMSWEKLSISLPFKTD
- a CDS encoding copper-translocating P-type ATPase → MEKHNHDHHKHHHHEHGSETKKSQLSDHQTNNKSDHQHEHHDHHAMMIEDFKKRFWVSLVLTVPILALSHMIQQLLGFELTFFGDQYVLFGLSTIVFFYGGWPFLKGLWDELKDKNPGMMTLIAVAITVAYVYSSAVVFGLEGMDFFWELVTLIVIMLLGHWIEMKSVMGASRALELLVQMMPSEAHLVQGDQIKDIKVDELKKEDIILIKANEKIPADGTVVDGESHLDESMLTGESKPVKKSKGDQVIGGSVNGSQSIKVKVSKTGKESYLNKVITLVEEAQKAKSKTQNLANVAARWLTFIAIGAGTITLFTWISLGKPLDFALERMVTVMVISCPHALGLAIPLVVAISTAVSAGKGLLIRNRTAFENARKITAMVFDKTGTLTEGKFGVSRHESLSDDIAKEELLSFVASLEQQSEHPIAQGIVKAAKEAKLKLKKVENFESLTAKGIQGKIDGKSWKVVSPRYLKENKIEIPEKAGSDAAETIVFALREEKLIGFIALSDKIREESSKAIETLREKGMKLYMATGDNEKTAKAVSDKLGLDGYYSEVLPHQKVEIIKKLQKEGHFVAMTGDGVNDAPALAQANVGIAVGSGTDVAAETADIILVNSNPKDIANLVLFGRATYNKMIQNLAWATGYNAIALPLATGFIPGLVISPAIGAVFMSLSTVIVAINAQLLKRKMIS
- a CDS encoding RteC domain-containing protein → MEEYLLKYGELEDKLRMIDLEEDNILKKSEQSFQIALQAINQLRDDLKGDRLCSQTDEIYFFKEIKPKFVSKLIYHLSVFNIETNKPNGGIKVKRKYYQNELDKLKRYFDNNLEFYRYFRTHSNYLDHKYFVRGKQDIRLTLDSFFFETDPDFSTSHDFKVSNILANDLLNVYLEDELNKLSLRDLNNGKSQVEPKVKMTWTDSKVALIELMYALHARGVFNHGSADLKEISKCLEDTFGVDLGQYHRTFLEIRIRKTGRTKFLDSLHESLIRRMDEADEK
- a CDS encoding YciI family protein; translation: MKYFILTYTTVEDYIERRMPFRDVHLGLAAEFQQMGVLIMAGALNPADKAVLVFQCDDESLVEEFVSRDPYVKNGLITTWEIRE
- a CDS encoding RteC domain-containing protein, with the translated sequence MKEFAERLLDEMHRELSQLALNTTHELQRTEQSFQIAESAMQQLKAYMKDYEFQSVQEEILFFKEIKPQFQRELIYYCELMYIDANKPVGSKKCMIKYYHQVMEQIQAFFGRNHLLYTYYRMGRSDQDELLYVRETDCVPLIPDYSLDFDSSFTTINSSKLGKIMAFERVCEYLTQTIQALEYGVPVIPEQKSKHLWTESKAALIELAYALHSRGAVNNGKCDVKAIINSLEQLFNVEVGNFYRTFQSMRIRKKNRTSFLDNLKLSLEKRMDETDLEY